A genomic stretch from Malus domestica chromosome 15, GDT2T_hap1 includes:
- the LOC139191821 gene encoding uncharacterized protein, with translation MSQVTIKSEPVIPLFPLLEEKQDKGKEKEVPKRSKPVIESVLEKEFPNFPLLSFNNRKQNEQERTRYGMPIITEELSGKEGFVTSDKPPSYRPTPFANKGGRANWRKPESKKGAGTGNDQSPKNEAALIFHNNNTATQQLREELAELRRTVAHNGQPQARPIFKVTYQKPYPEYINFKMPAFPIFTSEDGRVSSRDHIFKFSNHYVAYEDNPNYKLRLFGNSLTRLTSQWYSLLSHNSIVNWEQMEIAFHEQFYRIEPEMTINGLVEVKQYDHETTEDFMMRFKKTRMRYQLPVNQAQLISIAQRALRLPLRKRFYDTQFNELQELVIAATKYERLLLKEQQVKHNSKTPPFYKNKAAIHRVEVEKAELEHEDGYDREEIDVCVAEMTTPFKPLMVKWLVQPIKDQKIMMNDGGFVPMKPPKYQSYSFDLAKASEIYEELVRARIILLDSTKKMPKPKELRGKKNCKLHYTFNHSITNCVQFRYWIQDLIVKGKLLLDKPQTSMLVDTNPFLEAPINTINLVWVGKLGLSFVKKEEGNRSHVSPTLPCQ, from the coding sequence ATGAGCCAGGTTACCATCAAAAGTGAACCAGTTATTCCCCTGTTTCCGTTATTGGAAGAAAAACAAGATaagggaaaggaaaaagaagtaCCTAAACGAAGCAAGCCCGTGATTGAATCGGTTCTAGAAAAAGAATTCCCCAACTTtccattattatcatttaataatagAAAGCAGAATGAACAAGAAAGGACAAGGTATGGGATGCCCATAATAACCGAAGAACTTAGCGGAAAAGAAGGCTTTGTCACCTCAGATAAGCCCCCTTCTTATAGGCCAACTCCTTTTGCTAATAAGGGAGGAAGAGCTAACTGGAGAAAGCCCGAGTCAAAAAAGGGAGCAGGAACGGGAAATGACCAAAGCCCAAAGAATGAAGCTGCTCTTATCTTCCATAATAATAATACAGCTACTCAACAACTCAGGGAGGAATTGGCTGAGTTAAGGAGGACAGTGGCTCATAATGGTCAACCACAAGCTCGTCCTATATTCAAGGTTACCTATCAAAAACCTTATCCTGAATATATCAACTTCAAAATGCCTGCATTCCCCATATTCACGAGTGAAGATGGACGTGTGTCCTCTAGAGAtcatattttcaaattctccaatCATTATGTGGCATATGAAGACAACCCAAACTACAAATTGAGGTTGTTTGGAAATTCATTGACGAGGTTAACATCTCAGTGGTACTCTCTATTGTCCCATAACTCTATTGTCAACTGGGAGCAGATGGAGATAGCCTTCCATGAACAGTTTTACAGAATAGAACCTGAAATGACTATCAATGGCCTGGTTGAAGTCAAGCAATATGATCATGAGACCACAGAAGatttcatgatgaggttcaaaAAGACAAGAATGAGATACCAACTCCCTGTCAACCAAGCTCAGCTTATATCAATTGCTCAGAGGGCCTTAAGATTACCTCTAAGGAAAAGGTTCTATGATACACAATTCAATGAGTTACAGGAGTTGGTAATCGCCGCCACAAAGTATGAGAGGTTGCTGCTAAAAGAACAACAAGTGAAGCACAATTCCAAGACTCCTCCCttttacaaaaacaaagctgCAATTCATCGTGTAGAAGTGGAAAAAGCAGAACTAGAACATGAAGATGGCTATGATAGGGAGGAAATTGATGTTTGTGTTGCTGAGATGACCACGCCTTTCAAACCATTAATGGTGAAATGGTTGGTTCAACCCATCAAAGATCAGAAAATCATGATGAATGATGGAGGGTTTGTTCCTATGAAACCTCCCAAGTACCAGAGTTATTCCTTTGACTTGGCCAAAGCTTCTGAGATCTACGAAGAGTTGGTGCGGGCAAGAATAATTTTGCTCGACAGCACTAAGAAGATGCCTAAGCCAAAAGAACTAAGAGGCAAAAAGAATTGCAAGTTGCAttataccttcaaccattctATAACCAATTGTGTCCAGTTCAGATATTGGATACAAGACCTTATAGTAAAGGGCAAGTTGTTACTTGACAAGCCTCAAACTAGTATGCTAGTTGATACAAACCCGTTCCTGGAGGCCCCTATCAATACGATCAACCTGGTTTGGGTAGGAAAGCTGGGATTATCATTTGTTAAGAAAGAAGAGGGAAATAGATCCCATGTTTCTCCAACACTTCCATGTCAGTAA
- the LOC103419449 gene encoding myosin-1-like encodes MEKVGKKGETNAKKGKTPMLVPVNDILFHKGAHKHRVRLTPKPKSQEEVLKIAASKKAEVEAIWCAAAIVVGEERRLLPPLPTINPVFPPTMESTDQEGGLSCRHKRKYKEEVGSIHWNDLKVAMQPSSFRYVNNCLARRRSTVDELGEPLDENESDCDRMMRLSSYVMTEYDDRLREVERYKEKFKENKQFVKDARKMSKALADAIRLKDENFESLKRRNGENVRLKKQLEATKEQLETTILEVSKVKGELDSALVEVSGLKKSIPIERDAAV; translated from the exons A TGGAGAAAGTGGGCAAGAAAGGGGAGACTAACGCCAAGAAAGGGAAAACACCCATGTTAGTTCCTGTAAACGACATTTTGTTTCACAAGGGAGCTCATAAGCACCGGGTGAGGCTAACCCCTAAACCTAAGTCACAAGAAGAGGTCCTCAAGATTGCTGCCTCAAAGAAGGCTGAAGTTGAGGCCATCTGGTGTGCTGCTGCCATAGTTGTAGGGGAGGAAAGACGACTGTTGCCTCCTCTTCCTACCATCAATCCCGTATTTCCTCCAACCATGGAGTCTACTGACCAAGAAGGTGGCCTTAGCTGTCGCCATAAGAGAAAGTACAAGGAAGAGGTTGGCAGCATTCATTGGAATGACTTAAAGGTTGCCATGCAGCCAAGTAGTTTTAGGTATGTCAATAATTGCCTGGCAAGACGTCGATCCACTGTTGATGAGCTTGGCGAGCCGCTAGATGAGAACGAATCAGATTGTGATCGGATGATGAGGCTATCTTCTTAT GTCATGACCGAGTACGATGACAGATTACGAGAAGTCGAACGGTACAAGGAAAAATTtaaagagaataagcagttTGTGAAGGACGCCAGAAAAATGAGCAAAGCTTTGGCTGATGCCATCCGCCTTAAggatgaaaactttgagagtttgaagaggcGGAATGGTGAGAACGTGAGGCTCAAGAAACAATTGGAAGCGACTAAGGAACAATTGGAGACAACCATCCTTgaggtttccaaggttaaaggggagttagatagtgccttggttgaggtttctGGGCTGAAGAAGAGTATCCCAATTGAGAGGGATGCTGCTGTGTAG